The proteins below come from a single Candidatus Edwardsbacteria bacterium genomic window:
- the pgeF gene encoding peptidoglycan editing factor PgeF gives MVRYWQVTQRYGCDVLELNFLNEFGINHGLVVKTQGRDIDQAEVYRSLSARRKTVVTSQVHGCDICRVDSRFDKFYPHRVQADGLMTDRSDVVLTIHTADCLPIYLASSDRRYLALVHAGWRGTAANFAAKAVDVFCGEYGLSPRELVAAIGPGIEAGCYQVDRDVAGRFPPEHARPENNGKWLLDLRSTNRDQLLSSGMKPCNIYVSDFCTKCRPDMFHSYRREGKLKGKMIAFMEAPDD, from the coding sequence TTCCTCAACGAATTCGGGATCAATCACGGCCTGGTGGTCAAAACCCAGGGGCGGGATATTGACCAGGCCGAGGTCTACCGCTCCCTGTCGGCCCGGCGCAAAACGGTGGTCACCAGCCAGGTCCACGGCTGCGACATCTGCCGGGTGGACTCCCGGTTCGATAAATTCTATCCCCACCGGGTCCAGGCCGACGGCCTGATGACCGACCGCAGCGATGTGGTGCTTACCATTCACACCGCCGACTGCCTGCCGATATACCTGGCCTCTTCGGACCGACGCTACCTGGCCCTGGTGCATGCCGGGTGGAGGGGCACGGCCGCTAACTTTGCCGCCAAAGCGGTCGATGTTTTCTGCGGTGAATATGGACTCAGCCCCAGAGAACTGGTGGCCGCCATCGGGCCGGGCATCGAGGCCGGCTGCTACCAGGTGGACCGCGATGTGGCCGGGAGATTCCCGCCGGAACATGCCAGACCCGAGAATAACGGCAAATGGTTGTTGGATCTGCGAAGCACCAACCGCGACCAGTTGTTATCGTCCGGGATGAAACCCTGCAATATCTACGTCAGCGATTTTTGCACCAAATGCCGTCCCGATATGTTCCATTCCTACCGCCGGGAGGGAAAATTAAAAGGTAAGATGATCGCCTTTATGGAGGCCCCAGATGATTGA
- the surE gene encoding 5'/3'-nucleotidase SurE, with amino-acid sequence MKKKPLILITNDDGIDALGIKALRCSLKKIARTVVFAPMSEKSGASHSFSLRKPLEVVWRNRTTVAVDGTPTDCVMLAIRGLLKERPDLVVSGINHGPNLGDDVTYSGTVAGATEGTLLSIPSIAVSCTSWNGCNFQAAAHYARRVAATALKQGLPKNTLLNVNVPSLPMARIKGVKITKLGKRIYRDVIVEQKHPDGRQYFMIDGADPDWERQPRTDFEAIEQNYVSITPFHLDWTNHRALASLKSWEKLLATDRIAR; translated from the coding sequence ATGAAGAAAAAACCATTGATCCTGATCACCAACGATGATGGCATTGACGCCCTGGGCATCAAGGCCCTGCGCTGCAGTTTAAAAAAGATAGCCCGGACCGTGGTATTCGCCCCGATGTCCGAGAAAAGCGGGGCCAGCCATTCCTTCTCCCTGCGCAAGCCGCTGGAGGTGGTGTGGCGCAACCGGACCACCGTGGCGGTGGACGGCACCCCCACCGACTGCGTGATGCTGGCCATCCGCGGACTGCTGAAGGAGAGGCCCGACCTGGTGGTGTCCGGCATCAACCACGGCCCCAACCTGGGCGACGATGTCACCTACTCCGGCACGGTGGCCGGGGCCACCGAGGGCACCCTGCTGAGCATCCCGTCCATCGCCGTGTCATGCACCTCATGGAACGGCTGTAACTTCCAGGCGGCCGCCCATTACGCCCGCCGGGTGGCGGCCACCGCCCTCAAGCAGGGTCTGCCCAAGAACACCCTGCTCAACGTCAACGTACCCAGCCTGCCGATGGCCAGGATCAAAGGGGTCAAGATCACCAAGCTGGGAAAGAGGATCTACCGCGACGTGATAGTGGAGCAGAAGCATCCCGACGGCCGGCAGTATTTCATGATTGACGGGGCCGACCCGGACTGGGAGCGCCAGCCCAGGACCGATTTCGAGGCCATCGAGCAGAACTACGTCTCCATCACCCCGTTCCACCTGGACTGGACCAATCATCGGGCATTGGCCAGTCTGAAAAGTTGGGAAAAACTGCTGGCCACAGATCGAATCGCAAGATAA
- a CDS encoding glycosyltransferase family 2 protein: protein MKVAVIIPAYNAGGTLGNLLAEAVGWVDLCDVMVVNDGSDDATAAIMERSPVISLAHVANCGKGRALRTGFAHALSLGYDAVITMDADGQHDPKYIPSMIDIMDAGHWDIIVGSRRNEFGRMSFARFLSNSITTVVVSLLAGQKIEDSQCGYRLIRREVLEAIVLETDGYQMESELLIKAGRRGFTIGQVPIDIRSSATSHIRHLTDTWKFMVMALKSLWL from the coding sequence ATGAAAGTAGCTGTAATAATACCGGCTTACAACGCAGGAGGCACCCTGGGAAATCTGCTGGCCGAGGCCGTTGGGTGGGTGGATTTATGCGATGTCATGGTGGTCAACGACGGCTCGGATGACGCTACGGCTGCCATTATGGAAAGATCCCCGGTCATAAGCCTGGCCCATGTCGCCAACTGCGGAAAGGGCCGGGCACTGAGGACCGGGTTTGCCCATGCCCTGTCTTTGGGCTATGATGCGGTGATAACCATGGATGCCGACGGCCAGCACGACCCGAAGTATATTCCGTCGATGATTGATATTATGGATGCTGGACATTGGGACATTATTGTTGGTTCCCGCAGGAATGAGTTTGGAAGAATGTCATTTGCCCGTTTTCTGAGCAACAGTATCACCACGGTGGTGGTGTCTCTTTTAGCAGGTCAGAAGATCGAGGACAGCCAGTGCGGCTACCGGCTGATCCGGCGGGAGGTGCTGGAAGCAATTGTTCTGGAAACGGACGGCTATCAGATGGAGTCAGAACTGCTGATCAAGGCCGGGCGGAGGGGATTCACTATCGGGCAAGTTCCGATAGATATCAGAAGCTCTGCCACCAGCCATATAAGGCATTTGACTGATACTTGGAAATTTATGGTCATGGCCCTGAAGTCACTTTGGTTGTGA
- a CDS encoding aminopeptidase has translation MDPRVTKHAEVLMKYSLALKKGDKLMIQGEHFTMPLIKECFRLALELGAHPQVKILNSELSEIMMKQGSDQQLTFIHESDKVAVKTADALLTLMGSVNTRMMSNVDPDRLRVASRGNAEIFKMFFERMARNELRWCGTMFPGQSNAQEASMSLSEYEDFVYNSCYLDRDDPVAKWREIEREQKKICDHLDAKKELQIISQDTDLKMTIAGRKWVNCCGQVNFPDGEVFTGPVEDSVNGHIRFSFPGIYSGREVENIQLTFQNGKVVKATADKGEELLNKLLETDAGARFVGEIAVGTNYNITKFTRNMLFDEKIGGTVHLAIGRSIPESLGVNQSAIHWDMLCDMKQGGRILADGQVVYQDGKFTI, from the coding sequence ATGGATCCCAGAGTAACCAAGCACGCCGAGGTGCTGATGAAATATTCGCTGGCCCTGAAGAAAGGCGACAAGCTGATGATCCAGGGCGAGCATTTCACCATGCCCCTGATCAAGGAATGCTTTCGACTGGCGCTGGAGCTGGGGGCCCATCCCCAGGTCAAGATATTAAATTCCGAATTGTCGGAGATCATGATGAAGCAGGGCAGCGACCAGCAGCTGACCTTCATCCACGAAAGCGACAAAGTGGCCGTTAAGACCGCCGACGCCCTGCTGACCCTGATGGGCAGCGTCAACACCAGGATGATGAGCAACGTGGATCCCGACCGGCTCAGGGTCGCCAGCCGGGGCAATGCCGAAATATTCAAGATGTTCTTCGAGCGGATGGCCAGGAACGAACTGCGGTGGTGCGGGACCATGTTCCCGGGCCAGTCCAATGCCCAGGAGGCCAGCATGTCCTTGTCCGAATATGAGGACTTTGTCTACAATTCCTGTTATCTGGACCGGGACGACCCGGTGGCCAAATGGCGGGAGATCGAGCGGGAACAGAAAAAGATCTGCGACCACCTGGACGCCAAAAAGGAACTGCAGATAATATCCCAGGACACCGACCTGAAGATGACCATCGCCGGGCGCAAGTGGGTCAACTGCTGCGGGCAGGTCAATTTCCCGGACGGCGAGGTGTTCACCGGGCCGGTGGAGGATTCGGTCAACGGGCATATCCGGTTCAGCTTTCCGGGCATCTATTCCGGCCGGGAGGTGGAGAACATCCAACTGACCTTCCAGAACGGCAAGGTGGTCAAGGCCACCGCCGACAAGGGTGAGGAGCTGCTGAACAAACTGCTGGAGACCGATGCCGGCGCCCGCTTCGTGGGAGAGATCGCGGTGGGCACCAATTACAACATCACCAAATTCACCCGGAACATGCTGTTCGACGAGAAGATCGGCGGCACGGTCCATCTGGCCATCGGACGCTCCATCCCGGAATCGCTGGGCGTCAACCAGTCGGCCATTCACTGGGACATGCTGTGCGACATGAAGCAGGGCGGCAGGATACTGGCCGACGGCCAGGTCGTCTACCAGGACGGCAAATTCACAATTTAG
- a CDS encoding MerR family transcriptional regulator, with protein sequence MIEPVAQKNKEKTKTLKRLPGTKVYHNIREVGEMTSLKPYVLRFWESEFPQLRPRLSRGGRRQYQLDDIKMVLMIKKLLYEDGFTIAGARGRLAEIREQDPDQMEIPFNQFRERSQLEQIIEELRVMLKSL encoded by the coding sequence ATGATTGAGCCGGTAGCCCAAAAAAACAAAGAAAAAACCAAGACCTTAAAACGGTTGCCGGGCACCAAGGTTTATCACAATATCCGTGAGGTGGGCGAAATGACATCCCTGAAGCCCTATGTCCTGAGGTTCTGGGAGAGCGAATTCCCCCAGCTCCGGCCCCGCTTGAGCCGGGGCGGAAGACGCCAATACCAGCTGGACGACATCAAAATGGTGCTGATGATCAAGAAGCTGCTTTACGAGGACGGCTTCACCATCGCCGGGGCCCGGGGCCGGCTGGCCGAGATCCGGGAGCAGGACCCCGACCAGATGGAGATCCCGTTCAACCAGTTCCGGGAGAGGTCCCAGCTGGAGCAGATAATCGAGGAATTGAGGGTAATGTTAAAATCGCTTTAG